Genomic segment of uncultured Desulfobacter sp.:
ACCGCCGGCATCCGGGTCATGCCGCCCACAAGGATCACACGGTTGATGTCGGAAAATTTAAACCCGGCATCCTTGACGGCTGTGGTACACGGCCCTTCCAGCCGGTCGAGCAGTTCCGACACCAAACTTTCAAGTTTGGCGCGACCCATTTTCACGTTCAAATGTTTGGGGCCGGACGCATCTGCGGTGATAAAGGGCAGGTTAATATCTGTTTCCAACGCGGTTGAGAGCTCTTGTTTGGCCTTTTCCGCAGCCTCTTTGAGCCGCTGAAGCGCCATGGCATCGTTTCTTAGGTCAATGCCCTGCTCCCTTTTGAACGCATCGGCCAGGTAGTTGACAATCTGCAGGTCAAAATCCTCACCGCCAAGATGAGTATCTCCATTGGTGGATTTAACCTCAAAGACACCATCTCCAAGCTCCAGAATGGAGATATCAAAGGTACCGCCCCCAAGGTCAAATACGGCAATTTTCTCTTCATCCTTTTTATCCAGCCCAAAGGCCAGAGAAGCGGCTGTGGGTTCGTTAATAATACGAAGTACATTCAGCCCTGCAATCTTTCCCGCATCCTTTGTGGCCTGGCGCTGGCTGTCGTTAAAATAGGCCGGCACGGTGATGACGGCGTCCGTCACCTTTTCCCCGAGATACTCCTCGGCTGTTTTTTTGATATTGGCCAGAATAAATGAGGAAATTTCCGCAGGGCTGTGCGCTTTTCCATTCATTTGAACGGCAACACCGCCGCCGGCAGCCTTCTTAATTTTATAAGGCAGCACACCGACATCCGCCTGCACCTCAGGGGAGTCAAACTGCCGCCCGATTAAACGCTTTACTCCGAACACTGTATTTTCCGGGTTGGTGACGGCCTGGCGGCGGGCAGCCTGCCCCACCAGACGTTCTCCGTTTTGGGTTACCGCAACAACCGACGGGGTGGTTCTTCCCCCTTCGGGGTTGGTAATAACGATGGGTTTATTGTTTTCGAGTATGGATACGCAGGAATTTGTGGTTCCCAAATCGATTCCGATGATATGGCTCATGTCTTTACCTCCATTGGTTTTGTTGTTGACGAGACAAATGTATGACAGAATAAATACATGTCAATTATATTCTCATTACTTTTTTTAATTTTATTATCAAAATAATGCAAACATATGGAACCTACAGACACTTTTGGAACCGTTTTTAACCATGGACCACATACCGAGCATACATTACGGAACCCACCCTCCCTCAAAAAAAAGTGCCGCCCAGATCCCGGGAAGGACGCTGGGCGGCACGTTGTCAGTCCTGCAAACAGTGTTTAACCAAAAACTATCTTGTAGACCTCTTTATATTTTTTCACAAAATGGAATTCTATGCCCTCTTTAATGTGCTCGGGCAGTTTCTTAAAATCACTGCTGCATCCATAAGGCAGGATAATCTCTTTGATGCCCACCCGCCGGGCGGCAATGATCTTTTCCTTGATTCCACCCACGGGTAACACATCGCCCGTAAGTGTCAGCTCCCCGGTCATGGCCAAAGGCCGCTTGATCTCGCGACCCGACGCCATGGAGACAATGGCTGTGGCAATGGTAATGCCGGCACTTGGTCCGTCCTTGGGAGTGGCCCCCTCGGGTACATGGATATGGACAAAGGCTTCATCAAAATAGTCCTCTTTGATACCGTAACTTTTTGATGAGGAGCGCACATGGGAAAGGGCGATGGAGGCGGACTCCTGCATCACATCTCCAA
This window contains:
- the dnaK gene encoding molecular chaperone DnaK gives rise to the protein MSHIIGIDLGTTNSCVSILENNKPIVITNPEGGRTTPSVVAVTQNGERLVGQAARRQAVTNPENTVFGVKRLIGRQFDSPEVQADVGVLPYKIKKAAGGGVAVQMNGKAHSPAEISSFILANIKKTAEEYLGEKVTDAVITVPAYFNDSQRQATKDAGKIAGLNVLRIINEPTAASLAFGLDKKDEEKIAVFDLGGGTFDISILELGDGVFEVKSTNGDTHLGGEDFDLQIVNYLADAFKREQGIDLRNDAMALQRLKEAAEKAKQELSTALETDINLPFITADASGPKHLNVKMGRAKLESLVSELLDRLEGPCTTAVKDAGFKFSDINRVILVGGMTRMPAVQARVEKIFGRTADKGVNPDEVVSLGAAIQGGILKGDLEDVLLLDVTPLSLGIETLGGVMTRLIEKNTTIPAKKSEVFSTAEDNQSAVTIHVLQGEREMASDNKLLGQFELTGIAAAPRGTPQIEVTFDIDADGIVNVSAKDTATGKAQSIRITASSGLSKEEIDALVNDAKRHAEEDRMKKNLVTARNQADQLIYQTEKIVSDAQAPLDPDTKNRLKGLVNDLKEAVASDDVNRINAAAERLGQALQTMGQAAHSQAHDPSSGQAGTAGKTTSGDDDVFDAEFSEVA